In a genomic window of Plasmodium malariae genome assembly, chromosome: 4:
- the PmUG01_04030000 gene encoding conserved Plasmodium protein, unknown function, giving the protein MFKKYIFLLSLNILLKSIFNISLFDDQVLCFLRQIDNSFENINGTLLPSINGQVVEVHGDINEYNETPNNYLYNNGHAYITSDYYNDSSVDQGSIYNSAYNEEVDGLGYNIYNYEEYEGQDENVNLDHSVQDELDNMSENEDLYNISELYDIIILILNLEFETTNTYVNKLVHCSSIEEKKRIINNHFTIILEIFKNAKKMDNLKVPFELLDSMALRIKNRITDFCLDEDLNENYLLILKNIFEIEQNVFKGLFCYISCKNTLKEKKDVINDLQLISYYHEELAEDAGIEIPVQLLVNAAMRTSNFVSEMFYLFIPSHQEDSSSDYPDDEHLLSD; this is encoded by the coding sequence ATGTTTAAgaaatacatttttctattatcTCTTAACatacttttaaaaagtatatttaatatcaGTTTGTTTGATGACCAAGTCTTGTGCTTTTTAAGGCAAATCGATAAttcatttgaaaatataaacgGAACCTTGCTGCCATCAATTAATGGACAAGTAGTAGAGGTGCACGGagatataaatgaatataacgAAACTCCAAATAATTATCTTTACAATAATGggcatgcatatataacaaGTGACTACTATAATGACAGTTCTGTTGATCAAGGATCCATATATAACAGTGCATATAATGAAGAAGTCGATGGATTAGGCTATAACATTTATAACTATGAAGAATATGAAGGACAAGATGAAAATGTTAACCTTGATCATTCTGTTCAAGACGAACTAGATAACATGAGTGAGAATGAAGatctttataatatatctgaattatatgatattatCATCTTAATTTTAAATCTAGAATTTGAAACAACTAATACGTATGTAAATAAGTTAGTTCATTGTTCTTCtattgaagaaaaaaaaagaatcataaataatcattttacTATCATActtgaaatttttaaaaatgctaaaaaaatggataatttaaaagtacCTTTTGAACTTTTAGATTCCATGGCACTTAGAATAAAAAACCGTATCACAGATTTTTGTCTTGATGAagatttaaatgaaaattatttattaatattgaaaaatattttcgaAATTGAACAAAACGTTTTTAAAGGgcttttttgttatatatcatgtaaaaatactttaaaagaaaaaaaagatgttaTTAACGATTTACAACTTATAAGTTATTATCATGAAGAGCTTGCTGAAGATGCTGGTATAGAGATACCAGTACAACTACTAGTTAACGCAGCTATGAGAACATCTAATTTTGTCAGTGAAAtgttttacttatttattcCATCTCATCAAGAAGATTCTTCTTCAGATTATCCTGATGATGAACATTTATTAAGTGATTAG